From the genome of Gracilibacillus salitolerans, one region includes:
- a CDS encoding rhodanese-like domain-containing protein: MKEIQATELAKKLNNGEKVNIIDVREDNEVAQGIIPGAKHIRLGEIPDRLEEFNKSEHYYMVCRSGARSGRATEYLEANGIEATNMEGGMLAWEEETDIPE, from the coding sequence ATGAAAGAGATTCAAGCAACAGAATTAGCAAAAAAATTAAACAATGGAGAAAAAGTAAACATTATTGATGTTCGTGAGGATAATGAGGTAGCACAAGGTATAATTCCTGGAGCGAAACATATAAGATTGGGGGAAATTCCTGATCGATTAGAAGAATTTAATAAATCTGAACATTACTATATGGTATGCCGTTCTGGAGCTCGAAGTGGCCGAGCGACTGAATACCTAGAAGCGAATGGTATTGAAGCAACAAATATGGAGGGCGGCATGCTTGCTTGGGAGGAAGAAACAGACATACCAGAATAA
- a CDS encoding ABC transporter substrate-binding protein, whose protein sequence is MKPFRLWITAVTIIILVGCHSSSFKPLQESSLGIEPVEMEENAEKDKRLVIWTHSNIFEDSLPEFLDMYSDVEVDIKVIEQNLTQEYRQGMLSGKSPDLYVLPDYTLGEFTGISGFENLYEEKYYEESFFDRRPESLLNHYIDEDKNEMFAIPLLFFPYVTYYRADILNEYGYPSDPIELSNYINNHENWLNMAQDLKENGHYIVESEQMMLEMVLRTSYLLDEEYNYLAKEEPYVTTFNTATEVVNKELSPYINMWDETGKEAFQNDELVMFQMASYVTSHLKEWVPEQNGKWGITTLPFQLAGVDKQASMSIAISEDSNHKELAWAFAKKMADDMLGMYEHPENDPFFINEDLTQLYWIALNKDVPGKPQSLDQDIQFIWDVAMKGFNSGNSVTREAIENVNEEIMERIKYDQRALQKFIKASTEEGTAE, encoded by the coding sequence TTGAAACCATTCAGATTATGGATAACAGCAGTAACTATAATTATCTTAGTTGGTTGTCATTCTTCCAGCTTTAAACCCCTTCAAGAATCTTCACTAGGGATTGAACCTGTTGAAATGGAAGAGAATGCTGAGAAGGATAAAAGATTGGTTATTTGGACACATTCTAATATATTTGAAGATTCATTGCCAGAGTTTTTAGATATGTATTCAGATGTTGAAGTAGATATTAAAGTTATTGAACAAAATCTAACACAGGAATACCGTCAAGGCATGTTATCAGGGAAATCACCTGATTTATATGTTTTACCTGATTATACTTTAGGTGAATTTACTGGTATAAGTGGTTTTGAAAACTTATATGAGGAAAAATATTATGAAGAAAGCTTTTTTGACCGAAGACCCGAAAGCTTATTAAATCATTATATAGATGAGGATAAAAATGAAATGTTTGCCATTCCGCTATTGTTTTTCCCTTATGTTACTTATTATCGGGCAGATATTTTAAATGAATACGGTTATCCCAGTGATCCGATAGAGCTGTCCAACTATATAAATAATCATGAAAATTGGCTGAACATGGCTCAAGATCTAAAAGAAAATGGTCACTATATTGTAGAATCAGAGCAGATGATGCTGGAAATGGTATTAAGAACGAGCTATTTATTAGATGAAGAATATAACTATTTAGCGAAAGAGGAACCTTATGTTACTACCTTTAATACTGCGACTGAAGTAGTAAATAAAGAGCTTAGTCCCTATATTAATATGTGGGACGAAACAGGGAAAGAAGCATTTCAAAATGATGAATTAGTTATGTTTCAAATGGCTAGTTATGTAACAAGTCATTTGAAGGAATGGGTCCCTGAGCAAAATGGAAAATGGGGGATTACGACTTTACCTTTCCAATTAGCAGGTGTTGACAAGCAAGCAAGTATGTCTATTGCTATATCTGAAGATAGTAATCATAAGGAACTGGCATGGGCATTTGCAAAAAAGATGGCTGATGACATGTTGGGTATGTATGAGCATCCAGAAAATGATCCCTTCTTTATAAATGAGGATTTAACACAATTATACTGGATTGCATTAAACAAAGACGTACCAGGAAAGCCTCAATCATTAGATCAAGACATTCAATTTATTTGGGATGTTGCGATGAAAGGTTTCAATAGTGGAAACTCTGTCACGCGCGAAGCAATCGAAAATGTAAATGAAGAAATAATGGAAAGAATAAAGTATGATCAGAGAGCATTACAGAAATTTATAAAAGCAAGCACAGAAGAAGGTACTGCAGAATAA
- a CDS encoding sensor domain-containing diguanylate cyclase has translation MRKVMSKKISLFILILTVSVIAQVYSVSLIFGITLSFAPVLYLASIRVYGFRFALLLTICMSILTNFLHIGNSFVFLSILEVLIIGTFYTKKGKDLFTWSFVYSFIVFLFYFLMLFFFSDVFDGQRTLTNFMMLQSVTASLFAALVADMLCDYLPLVSKSKSWFHTKHQLYFGQVISHILIFSAVFPLLIIILVNGRAIEKDMYQEYYLQYQQLEERLQLKVAEMDSTDIQNYELDAELEKARIKSILDEFTGTTNKQIYIIDQDYEIWLDTNIQNTSSPNFDLMDAGFVKDIHPNGFIWLPSNQQTLSDWYQGYYIGETAFLNKRVLLIIPISSGVLALANGLNDYLIFALLVLFIALVFGMLVNRILSNSLRRLTQVTSDLPGKMKRQEAFYWKDTAIDEFSKLGQNIEKVACKLQAMFADIKKKNDLLTAKTNQLIESESKLYHLAHFDTLTELPNRYSFHMDVTEMLDEQVKLERFVIVFIDLDKFKQVNDTLGHSGGDLLLKLFAKRLKQFERDEPVTFYRLAGDEFVAIVELTTEEEVQSLCKQLVDVIIQPIKINKTEIKLTASIGISFYPDNGITLDELLHHADSLMYEEKKHHHDLQDLTTYREEND, from the coding sequence ATGCGTAAGGTTATGAGTAAAAAAATATCATTGTTTATATTGATCTTAACTGTATCTGTCATTGCGCAAGTATATTCTGTTTCTTTAATTTTCGGAATTACCTTAAGCTTTGCTCCAGTTTTGTATTTAGCATCCATTCGAGTATATGGCTTTCGATTTGCACTTCTATTAACAATTTGTATGAGCATACTCACAAATTTTCTGCACATTGGTAATTCTTTTGTTTTCCTTAGTATTCTTGAGGTATTGATTATTGGGACATTTTACACTAAAAAAGGAAAAGATCTTTTTACATGGAGTTTTGTTTATTCATTTATCGTATTTCTTTTTTACTTTTTGATGTTATTTTTCTTCTCTGATGTTTTCGATGGCCAAAGGACATTAACAAATTTTATGATGCTTCAGTCTGTGACAGCTAGTTTGTTTGCTGCTTTAGTTGCAGACATGCTATGCGATTATCTTCCTCTCGTTTCAAAGTCAAAAAGCTGGTTCCATACGAAACATCAGCTCTATTTTGGTCAGGTGATTTCTCACATATTAATTTTTTCGGCTGTCTTTCCATTACTTATCATCATTTTAGTTAATGGTAGAGCTATTGAGAAGGATATGTATCAGGAGTATTATCTTCAATATCAACAGTTGGAAGAGCGATTGCAACTAAAAGTAGCTGAAATGGATTCTACAGATATTCAAAATTATGAACTAGACGCTGAATTAGAAAAAGCTAGAATCAAATCAATTTTAGATGAATTTACAGGGACAACAAACAAACAAATCTATATTATCGATCAAGACTATGAAATATGGCTGGATACCAATATTCAGAATACATCAAGCCCTAATTTTGATTTAATGGATGCTGGTTTTGTTAAAGATATTCATCCGAACGGTTTTATTTGGCTACCATCCAATCAACAAACTTTATCTGATTGGTATCAAGGCTATTATATAGGGGAAACTGCCTTTTTAAATAAAAGAGTATTATTAATTATTCCTATCAGTAGTGGAGTATTAGCATTAGCTAATGGTCTTAATGATTATTTAATATTCGCACTGTTGGTATTATTCATTGCATTAGTGTTTGGTATGCTGGTTAACCGTATCTTATCCAATTCATTAAGACGTCTTACACAAGTGACGAGTGATTTACCAGGAAAAATGAAAAGACAAGAAGCTTTCTATTGGAAAGATACTGCTATCGATGAATTTTCTAAGCTGGGACAAAATATTGAAAAAGTAGCCTGCAAGCTACAAGCGATGTTTGCCGATATAAAAAAGAAAAATGATTTACTAACTGCAAAAACAAATCAACTTATAGAATCTGAGTCGAAATTATATCACTTAGCGCACTTCGATACATTAACAGAATTACCAAATCGTTATTCTTTTCATATGGACGTAACAGAAATGTTAGATGAGCAAGTGAAGCTGGAGCGCTTTGTGATTGTGTTTATAGATTTGGATAAATTCAAACAAGTCAATGATACGCTAGGACATAGTGGTGGAGATTTATTATTAAAATTATTTGCAAAAAGGTTAAAACAATTTGAGCGAGACGAACCTGTTACATTTTATCGTTTAGCAGGTGATGAATTTGTTGCTATTGTGGAATTAACAACAGAGGAAGAAGTACAGTCGTTATGTAAACAATTAGTCGATGTAATTATTCAACCAATAAAAATTAATAAAACTGAAATAAAACTGACAGCTAGTATTGGTATAAGTTTTTATCCTGATAATGGGATTACCTTAGATGAATTATTACATCATGCGGATTCATTAATGTATGAAGAGAAAAAACATCATCACGATCTTCAAGATCTGACAACTTATAGGGAGGAAAACGATTGA
- a CDS encoding RNA-guided endonuclease InsQ/TnpB family protein: MYNTQQIRIKKGHQLYHYGDHVTFLAKNLYNATNFHIRQIYIAFGAEKPFQPLQQEVLDLIEQHFPQMNAIKRKAVEKKREKEWQKPVDQRKEIKDATLFQSPSSQHKWVHYGFWDGLFKASKNEDYLPLPSQVNQQIMKMVFQNWKSFFASLKDYQVNPHKYTGRPKLPKYAPKNGRKTCLFSNQVCKVKDNKFLKFPHIKEKLNIGKLGLRGKLQQVRIVPTYGEYTVEVVMEEAEKEPVELDEKHVMGIDLGINCFATIVDNTGSSPVIIKGKAIKSINQYYNKQRAHYYRILRHGHGPKEGSFHSKRLQRLDRKRHHRLKDYFHKTSYRIVQLARKRQISTMVIGVNKGWKKDVTIRRKDKQHFKSLPHTMLIRMIEYKAEQYGIKVHRQEESYTSKASLVDRDDLPVYEKGIPKHVVFSGRRIKLGLYHTKENMYIHADVNAAGNIIRKVVPNAFADGIEGVVSRPLMLSIV, encoded by the coding sequence ATGTATAACACGCAACAAATTCGCATTAAAAAAGGGCATCAGCTCTATCATTATGGTGATCATGTCACGTTTTTAGCGAAAAACCTTTACAACGCCACCAACTTTCACATCCGTCAAATTTACATAGCGTTTGGTGCAGAAAAGCCATTCCAACCACTCCAACAAGAAGTTTTGGACCTCATCGAACAACACTTTCCACAAATGAATGCAATCAAAAGAAAAGCAGTAGAGAAGAAACGGGAAAAAGAGTGGCAAAAGCCCGTGGATCAGCGAAAAGAGATCAAAGATGCCACGTTATTTCAATCCCCATCTTCTCAACATAAATGGGTTCATTATGGCTTTTGGGATGGGTTGTTTAAAGCGTCAAAGAATGAGGATTATCTACCATTACCTAGTCAAGTCAACCAACAAATCATGAAAATGGTGTTTCAAAATTGGAAGTCTTTTTTTGCCAGCCTAAAAGACTATCAAGTAAATCCTCACAAGTATACCGGTAGACCAAAACTCCCCAAGTATGCACCGAAGAATGGAAGAAAAACGTGTCTATTTTCCAATCAAGTATGTAAGGTGAAAGACAACAAATTTTTAAAATTTCCCCATATAAAAGAAAAACTGAATATTGGCAAGTTAGGTCTGAGAGGGAAGCTGCAACAAGTGAGGATTGTACCGACTTATGGTGAATACACGGTTGAAGTGGTCATGGAAGAAGCGGAGAAAGAGCCAGTAGAACTGGATGAAAAGCATGTCATGGGGATTGATCTAGGTATTAATTGTTTTGCAACCATTGTCGATAACACAGGTTCCTCGCCTGTTATTATCAAGGGCAAAGCGATCAAGAGTATCAATCAATATTATAATAAACAACGTGCACACTATTACCGTATTTTACGACACGGACATGGTCCAAAGGAAGGTTCTTTCCATAGTAAAAGGTTGCAGCGGCTCGACCGAAAGCGTCATCACAGACTAAAAGATTATTTCCATAAAACCAGTTATCGTATTGTTCAATTAGCGAGGAAACGTCAAATCAGTACCATGGTGATTGGGGTGAATAAAGGATGGAAAAAGGATGTGACCATTCGCAGGAAGGATAAACAACACTTTAAATCGTTGCCTCATACGATGCTGATCCGAATGATCGAGTACAAGGCGGAACAATATGGCATCAAGGTCCACCGCCAAGAGGAAAGCTATACATCGAAAGCCAGTTTAGTAGATAGGGATGATCTACCTGTCTATGAAAAGGGTATTCCAAAGCATGTTGTGTTTAGTGGTCGCAGAATCAAATTAGGATTATATCACACCAAAGAAAATATGTACATTCACGCCGATGTGAATGCAGCGGGAAATATCATAAGAAAAGTAGTCCCTAACGCTTTTGCCGATGGGATAGAGGGCGTTGTGTCCCGCCCACTAATGTTAAGCATCGTTTAA